In Deltaproteobacteria bacterium, the genomic window TGTCGTGTGGCCGTCGTCTGTCCCGCGATAGGGCTTGTTCGCGTGGACCGCCCAGTCTCCCGCGCCGCGCAATCGACGCATCCATGATCGGGCAAACATCGCCTCGTCGCGGCTTTTCGGATCGAAGAGAATCCCGATGTCGGTCGGCCGCGCGCGGCCTTTCCAGATCGGTGTGAACGAGTGAACAGACAGGTGGATCACGCCGATTCCGCGATTCTGCAAACGCGTGATCAGCCGGAGGACCTTGTCGCGAAAACGCGCATGATGCCGGTCGAGCAGTTCGGTCCGCGCCGCGTCGTCCAGCGCGCGTGAGTACTCGGAGAAGACCTCCGGGCTTTCGGGCGAACGGTTCGCGTCCACGACCAGTCGGGTGATCGAAAACGCGTGGAGCGGGGCGTGCAGGTCGTCGCGAAACCGTCGCGCGAGATCGAGCGCGCCCGCGTCCCAACCCCGGTGGCTCATCAGCGTATCGCGCGGGATCCGCACTTCGCGTCGCACGAACGCGGGGATCGTGCGGCCGGCGTGCTCGCACGTGATGACCACGCGCCACTCACGCATCGACGAACATCTCGCCCGACACCATGCAATCCGCGACGCGGCCGTACACCGAGTACAGGCGTGCGCGCGTCGGTTCCATGAGCGCGGCGCGGCGAATCCGCCGGGCCAGCGTTCCGCGATCGAAGATCATGTCGAGCCGCGGCCGCTCGCGCCGGATCGCGTCCACCCCGCGGTCTTCCAGCGCATCGGCGATGGCGCGCCACACCTCGCCGGCCGCGCAAGGATCGTCTTCGACGCCCCACAGGCCGAGGTACTCCTCGTCGTCGATCGTCGCGAGATCGGCATCCCGCACGCACGCGAGAAACGTCTCGCGCAAGCCGTCCGTCGCGAACGACC contains:
- a CDS encoding N-formylglutamate amidohydrolase, encoding MREWRVVITCEHAGRTIPAFVRREVRIPRDTLMSHRGWDAGALDLARRFRDDLHAPLHAFSITRLVVDANRSPESPEVFSEYSRALDDAARTELLDRHHARFRDKVLRLITRLQNRGIGVIHLSVHSFTPIWKGRARPTDIGILFDPKSRDEAMFARSWMRRLRGAGDWAVHANKPYRGTDDGHTTTLRDVNVNGYVGLEIEINRKFVDTSGWSDLCTHVVATFRDALSAWNARRS